The Arachis hypogaea cultivar Tifrunner chromosome 14, arahy.Tifrunner.gnm2.J5K5, whole genome shotgun sequence genome has a segment encoding these proteins:
- the LOC112743331 gene encoding glycosyl hydrolase 5 family protein-like has product MAKSSLLLLILITLFIILQAVFASHSFSYPLSVKNRRIVEENTGKRVKLRCANWPAHLSVMLAEGLNKQTLSNIVTNISSFGLNCVRLTWATFMFTRHFNQTILQTLDALKLEETKLGMMKYNNDFLNMTHPQAYAFVVNQLFSANIMVVADNHVSKAKWCCNYNDSNGFFGDSHFDPDEWVQGHILAAQLFKNLPNVVAVSLRNEIHGPNQNAADWYRYMRQAALAIHQENPNLLMIFSGFDFASNLRFLKETPLNVEPKNKVVFETHHYPYWNPTWDHEPINSMCAAVKSDLEKKDGFILSDDHYDSPLYFGEFGMDFTARIPSDETWLTCMLTFLAERDIDWCWWGLHGSYYFRQGIVDHDEGCGLFNFYWNGSNYPQFPQRFQLLINTLQDPSSKAPYSHILYHPQSGLCVKAHQNYNRIELGDCKKASGWNQEGDKIKLNGDHCLKSLGKEGDPAVVSSDCLSGDLSSSWKFISDSGLHLQDNIGLCLDKDRNSSILVTNKCICVRDYVGCLDNPQRQWFQLVPTNVE; this is encoded by the exons ATGGCAAAATCTTCATTGCTACTATTGATCTTGATTACCCTATTCATAATTTTACAAGCTGTGTTCGCATCACATTCATTTTCTTATCCTCTCTCAGTCAAGAATAGAAGGATTGTTGAAGAAAACACAGGGAAACGTGTGAAGCTAAGATGTGCAAATTGGCCAGCACACTTGAGTGTAATGTTGGCAGAGGGTTTGAACAAACAAACTCTAAGCAACATTGTCACCAACATTTCTTCTTTTGGCCTTAATTGCGTTCGTCTCACTTGGGCAACCTTCATGTTTACTCGTCACTTTAACCAAACCATTTTACAAACCCTTGATGCTTTGAAATTGGAAGAGACTAAATTAGGGATGATGAAGTATAACAATGATTTCCTGAACATGACTCATCCTCAAGCCTATGCTTTTGTTGTTAATCAACTTTTCAGTGCCAACATTATGGTTGTCGCCGACAACCACGTCAGCAAGGCGAAATGGTGTTGCAACTACAACGACAGCAATGGTTTCTTTGGAGACTCACATTTTGATCCTGATGAGTGGGTGCAGGGACACATTTTGGCAGCTCAACTTTTCAAGAATTTACCTAAT GTCGTTGCAGTTAGCTTGCGGAATGAAATTCATGGCCCGAATCAAAATGCAGCAGATTGGTATCGTTACATGAGACAAGCAGCATTAGCCATTCACCAAGAAAACCCAAACTTGTTGATGATCTTCTCAGGTTTTGACTTCGCATCCAATCTTAGATTCTTGAAGGAAACTCCACTGAACGTAGAACCAAAGAACAAGGTTGTGTTTGAGACACATCACTACCCTTATTGGAACCCAACCTGGGATCATGAACCAATCAATTCTATGTGTGCTGCAGTGAAGAGTGATCTTGAGAAAAAAGACGGTTTTATCCTTAGTGATGATCATTATGATTCTCCTTTGTACTTTGGTGAGTTTGGGATGGATTTCACTGCAAGAATACCAAGTGACGAGACATGGTTGACTTGCATGTTGACTTTCCTTGCTGAGAGAGACATTGATTGGTGTTGGTGGGGATTGCATGGTAGCTATTATTTCAGACAAGGGATAGTTGATCATGATGAAGGTTGTGGTTTATTCAACTTCTATTGGAATGGATCAAATTACCCTCAATTCCCTCAGAGATTTCAGTTATTGATAAACACACTTCAAG ATCCATCTTCAAAGGCACCATATTCCCACATCTTGTATCACCCACAAAGTGGGCTATGTGTGAAAGCTCATCAAAACTACAACCGAATTGAACTTGGTGATTGTAAAAAAGCAAGTGGGTGGAATCAAGAGGGAGACAAGATCAAACTGAATGGAGATCATTGTTTGAAATCTCTTGGAAAAGAAGGTGATCCTGCTGTTGTCTCATCTGATTGCTTATCAGGTGACTTAAGTAGTTCTTGGAAGTTCATATCAGATTCTGGTTTGCATTTACAAGACAATATTGGATTGTGCTTAGACAAAGATAGAAACTCATCAATATTAGTCACAAATAAATGCATTTGTGTTAGAGATTATGTTGGGTGTTTGGATAATCCCCAGAGACAATGGTTTCAATTGGTTCCAAcaaatgttgaataa
- the LOC112744480 gene encoding homeobox-leucine zipper protein HAT7 isoform X1 yields MAFPPPPSSQSANNFIFHNHEHQPDHHHHHHHQPFSSNSLNSFPSLPIPSHHHFLGQPHNTPSLFLKMGSHQFLGGGGPFMLKRSMSFSGIENKCGGDGDDDLSDDGFGFQFGEKKKRLNIEQVKALEKSFELGNKLEPERKVQLAKALNLQPRQIAIWFQNRRARWKTKQLEREYESLKKQFEALKVDNDALKVQNQKLHAELQALIKGKEYYCEEEDGAIISNLNKKEAGEGSWSNNNNNNGCSDNNNISSSDINLDLSTTPIINTSPVSSQNAKTTLESNNDNSLKPNNIIQLLQYSPPSSSRPQGIPHQDEGLCNMFHHQIDDQQNLWPWPEHQPHNNFH; encoded by the exons ATGGCATTCCCACCACCACCTTCTTCACAAAGTGCTAATAATTTCATCTTCCACAATCATGAACACCAAccagatcatcatcatcatcatcatcaccaacccTTCTCTTCTAATTCCCTCAATTCCTTCCCCTCTTTGCCAATTCCTTCCCATCACCACTTCTTAGGTCAACCACACAACACACCCTCTCTCTTTCTCAAGATGGGTTCACACCAATTCTTAG GGGGTGGTGGACCTTTCATGTTGAAAAGATCCATGTCATTTTCAGGGATCGAGAATAAGTGCGGCGGCGACGGCGACGACGACCTATCGGACGACGGATTCGGGTTCCAATTTGGGGAGAAGAAAAAGAGGCTGAACATTGAACAAGTGAAAGCACTTGAGAAGAGTTTTGAGTTAGGGAACAAGCTTGAACCTGAAAGAAAGGTTCAACTTGCTAAGGCCCTTAACTTGCAACCGAGACAAATTGCTATTTGGTTTCAGAATCGGAGGGCAAGGTGGAAAACTAAGCAACTTGAAAGGGAATATGAATCTCTTAAGAAGCAGTTTGAAGCATTGAAGGTTGATAATGATGCACTTAAGGTTCAGAATCAAAAATTACATGCTGAG TTACAGGCCCTAATCAAAGGAAAGGAGTATTattgtgaagaagaagatggagcaataATAAGCAACCTTAATAAGAAAGAAGCGGGAGAGGGTTCAtggagtaataataataataataatggttgtAGTgacaataataatatctcatCATCAGACATTAACTTAGAtctctcaacaacaccaattatAAACACTAGTCCAGTATCTTCTCAAAATGCCAAAACTACCCTTGAATCCAATAATGATAATTCTCTAAAGCCCAACAACATAATTCAGCTCCTCCAATActcaccaccatcatcatcaagaCCACAAGGAATTCCTCATCAGGATGAAGGCTTATGCAACATGTTTCATCACCAAATTGATGATCAACAGAATCTGTGGCCCTGGCCTGAACACCAGCCTCATAATAATTTCCACTGA
- the LOC112744480 gene encoding homeobox-leucine zipper protein HAT7 isoform X2, protein MAFPPPPSSQSANNFIFHNHEHQPDHHHHHHHQPFSSNSLNSFPSLPIPSHHHFLGQPHNTPSLFLKMGSHQFLGIENKCGGDGDDDLSDDGFGFQFGEKKKRLNIEQVKALEKSFELGNKLEPERKVQLAKALNLQPRQIAIWFQNRRARWKTKQLEREYESLKKQFEALKVDNDALKVQNQKLHAELQALIKGKEYYCEEEDGAIISNLNKKEAGEGSWSNNNNNNGCSDNNNISSSDINLDLSTTPIINTSPVSSQNAKTTLESNNDNSLKPNNIIQLLQYSPPSSSRPQGIPHQDEGLCNMFHHQIDDQQNLWPWPEHQPHNNFH, encoded by the exons ATGGCATTCCCACCACCACCTTCTTCACAAAGTGCTAATAATTTCATCTTCCACAATCATGAACACCAAccagatcatcatcatcatcatcatcaccaacccTTCTCTTCTAATTCCCTCAATTCCTTCCCCTCTTTGCCAATTCCTTCCCATCACCACTTCTTAGGTCAACCACACAACACACCCTCTCTCTTTCTCAAGATGGGTTCACACCAATTCTTAG GGATCGAGAATAAGTGCGGCGGCGACGGCGACGACGACCTATCGGACGACGGATTCGGGTTCCAATTTGGGGAGAAGAAAAAGAGGCTGAACATTGAACAAGTGAAAGCACTTGAGAAGAGTTTTGAGTTAGGGAACAAGCTTGAACCTGAAAGAAAGGTTCAACTTGCTAAGGCCCTTAACTTGCAACCGAGACAAATTGCTATTTGGTTTCAGAATCGGAGGGCAAGGTGGAAAACTAAGCAACTTGAAAGGGAATATGAATCTCTTAAGAAGCAGTTTGAAGCATTGAAGGTTGATAATGATGCACTTAAGGTTCAGAATCAAAAATTACATGCTGAG TTACAGGCCCTAATCAAAGGAAAGGAGTATTattgtgaagaagaagatggagcaataATAAGCAACCTTAATAAGAAAGAAGCGGGAGAGGGTTCAtggagtaataataataataataatggttgtAGTgacaataataatatctcatCATCAGACATTAACTTAGAtctctcaacaacaccaattatAAACACTAGTCCAGTATCTTCTCAAAATGCCAAAACTACCCTTGAATCCAATAATGATAATTCTCTAAAGCCCAACAACATAATTCAGCTCCTCCAATActcaccaccatcatcatcaagaCCACAAGGAATTCCTCATCAGGATGAAGGCTTATGCAACATGTTTCATCACCAAATTGATGATCAACAGAATCTGTGGCCCTGGCCTGAACACCAGCCTCATAATAATTTCCACTGA